In Macadamia integrifolia cultivar HAES 741 chromosome 1, SCU_Mint_v3, whole genome shotgun sequence, a single window of DNA contains:
- the LOC122094664 gene encoding NAC domain-containing protein 101-like, whose product MANSFSFDMEIPVGWFFRPTDEELILEYLKRKIATPDLFTVPYIKDVDLYNFHPRELTADHGGYDDDDEKNEYYFFTQRKRKNEGGNSDRASRSVKNESMWKATSGEQEVMDYTSNEIIGYKTTLVYFENKKKESKTNWIMHEYRATTQETKQPYEWVICRIFERAQSTKKKNNKVVKSDQVLQYGIPLQGRQESNELQEEGYQSEDSSWSHYANLLSLHVEEDFSEVVNHHNFSSTSMEEEDQNHGKETQQIIQDFNRAFSVYMDRGLDGFLEHQFL is encoded by the exons ATGGCGAACAGCTTCAGCTTCGATATGGAAATCCCTGTTGGATGGTTTTTTCGACCCACTGATGAAGAATTAATTCTGGAGTATTTGAAGAGGAAGATTGCAACACCGGATTTATTCACAGTTCCTTATATAAAAGATGTTGATCTCTATAACTTCCACCCAAGAGAACTTACTGCAG ATCATGGcggatatgatgatgatgatgaaaagaatgaatattattttttcacgcagaggaagagaaagaatgaAGGAGGAAATTCCGACAGGGCAAGTCGAAGTGTCAAAAATGAATCAATGTGGAAGGCTACTAGTGGAGAACAGGAAGTGATGGATTACACATCCAATGAAATTATTGGTTATAAGACGACTCTTGTCTattttgagaacaaaaaaaaggagTCTAAAACCAATTGGATAATGCACGAGTATCGTGCAACAACCCAAGAAACCAAGCag CCGTATGAGTGGGTGATTTGTAGAATATTTGAGAGGGCTCAGTctacgaagaagaagaataataaagtTGTTAAAAGTGATCAAGTTCTTCAGTATGGAATACCCTTACAAGGACGACAAGAGAGCAACGAGCTGCAAGAAGAAGGTTATCAGAGTGAAGATTCATCATGGTCACACTATGCGAACCTCTTGTCATTGcatgttgaagaagatttttCTGAAGTGGTTAACCATCATAATTTCAGCAGTACTTCTATGGAGGAAGAAGATCAAAATCATGGGAAAGAGACCCAGCAGATAATACAAGACTTTAATCGTGCCTTCAGTGTTTATATGGATCGTGGTCTTGATGGTTTCTTGGAACATCAATTTCTTTAG
- the LOC122085745 gene encoding two-component response regulator ORR21-like isoform X1 produces MRPYYCPTVTVTTCSQAAIALDLLRERKGSFDVVISDVYMPDMDGFKLLEHVGLEMDLPVIMMSCDARTSAVMKGIKHGACDYLIKPVRLEELKNIWQHVVRKKWSENKEHEQSGSAEENDRTKRGDDADYASSINEGTDGSWKGQKKRRDPKDDEDEGDLENDDPGTSKKPRVVWSVELHQQFVSAVNQLGIEKAVPKRILELMNVPGLTRENVASHLQKFRLYLKRLSGVAQQQGGISNSFCGPVESNAKLGSLGRLDIQALAASGQIPPQTLAALQAELLGRPTGGLVLPAMDQPVLLQASLQGPKCIPVERGVAFGQPIIKCQSNIAKQFPQSNMSVEDIPSGFGTWPPNSLGAVGPSGNFGGLNTQNNNMLMQMLQQQQHPQQGVLSEPSHTINVQPSCRVVPSQSSASYQAGSSTVPLNQSSNFNSSAIIDYSLLSSQPNSVSLGIGQVVDGDLKNTGVLNGYTIPASNSSPVSSCAVRADNCSSWQVQNSSVSFSTASQLPGFISNPCEIQHCYDTKAATLQDQGPGRNLGFVGKGTSIPSRFAVDDIEFPTSNSGHGKTYMDNTGDRVKQELNFDFVENPKVGVPVLQHFSPNDLMSVLSK; encoded by the exons ATGAGGCCCTATTACTGCCCTACTGTCACAG TTACAACTTGCTCCCAGGCTGCTATTGCTCTAGACCTGCTTCGCGAAAGGAAAGGTTCTTTTGATGTGGTAATAAGTGATGTTTATATGCCTGATATGGATGGATTTAAGCTCCTTGAACATGTTGGCCTAGAGATGGACCTACCTGTTATTA TGATGTCTTGTGATGCAAGAACCAGTGCtgtgatgaaaggaatcaaacATGGGGCTTGTGATTATTTGATTAAGCCCGTACGCTTAGAAGAGCTGAAGAATATATGGCAGCATGTTGTCAGAAAAAAGTGGAGTGAGAATAAAGAACATGAACAATCTGGTAGTGCGGAAGAAAATGATCGAACTAAACGAGGGGATGATGCTGACTATGCTTCTTCCATTAATGAAGGAACAGATGGCAGTTGGAAAGGTCAGAAAAAGAGGAGGGATCctaaagatgatgaagatgagggtGATTTGGAAAATGATGACCCGGGTACATCAAAGAAACCTCGTGTCGTGTGGTCAGTGGAATTGCATCAACAATTTGTCAGTGCTGTGAATCAGCTTGGAATTGAGA AGGCTGTTCCCAAGAGAATTCTTGAATTGATGAATGTTCCAGGTTTAACTAGAGAAAATGTTGCAAGCCATTTGCAG AAATTCAGACTATATTTAAAGAGGTTAAGTGGAGTAGCTCAGCAACAAGGGGGGATTTCCAATTCATTCTGTGGGCCGGTAGAATCAAATGCAAAACTTGGTTCACTAGGCAGACTTGATATCCAAGCATTGGCTGCCTCTGGTCAAATTCCTCCTCAGACACTGGCTGCTTTGCAGGCTGAGCTTTTGGGTCGGCCAACAGGTGGCCTGGTGTTGCCAGCAATGGACCAACCAGTTCTTCTTCAAGCATCGTTACAAGGACCCAAATGCATTCCAGTTGAACGTGGTGTGGCATTCGGTCAACCCATTATAAAATGTCAATCGAACATAGCCAAACAGTTTCCGCAATCCAACATGTCTGTTGAGGATATTCCTTCTGGGTTTGGAACCTGGCCACCTAATTCTCTTGGTGCTGTTGGTCCTTCAGGTAATTTTGGGGGGCTAAACACTCAGAACAATAATATGTTGATGCAAATgctacagcagcagcagcatccACAACAGGGTGTGCTATCTGAACCCAGCCACACAATTAATGTTCAGCCTTCTTGCCGTGTTGTCCCCTCCCAATCATCGGCCAGTTATCAGGCAGGAAGCAGTACCGTTCCCCTCAATCAGAGCTCTAACTTTAATAGCAGTGCCATTATTGATTACAGCTTGCTTTCTTCTCAACCCAATAGCGTCTCATTGGGTATTGGACAAGTAGTTGATGGGGATCTCAAAAATACTGGTGTGCTTAATGGGTATACAATTCCAGCTTCTAATTCCTCGCCAGTGTCATCTTGTGCGGTCCGAGCTGACAACTGCTCAAGTTGGCAAGTTCAAAACTCATCCGTATCTTTTAGTACTGCCAGCCAATTGCCAGGGTTCATCTCTAATCCATGCGAGATTCAACACTGTTATGACACAAAAGCAGCTACATTGCAAGATCAAGGGCCTGGTAGGAATCTTGGATTCGTTGGTAAAGGTACTTCCATTCCAAGCCGTTTTGCAGTAGATGATATTGAATTTCCAACAAGCAACTCTGGCCATGGAAAGACGTATATGGACAACACTGGAGACAGAGTGAAGCAAGAACTCAATTTCGATTTTGTGGAGAACCCAAAAGTGGGTGTCCCTGTATTGCAACATTTTTCTCCTAATGATCTCATGAGTGTTCTCTCCAAATAG
- the LOC122085745 gene encoding two-component response regulator ORR21-like isoform X2 — protein MPDMDGFKLLEHVGLEMDLPVIMMSCDARTSAVMKGIKHGACDYLIKPVRLEELKNIWQHVVRKKWSENKEHEQSGSAEENDRTKRGDDADYASSINEGTDGSWKGQKKRRDPKDDEDEGDLENDDPGTSKKPRVVWSVELHQQFVSAVNQLGIEKAVPKRILELMNVPGLTRENVASHLQKFRLYLKRLSGVAQQQGGISNSFCGPVESNAKLGSLGRLDIQALAASGQIPPQTLAALQAELLGRPTGGLVLPAMDQPVLLQASLQGPKCIPVERGVAFGQPIIKCQSNIAKQFPQSNMSVEDIPSGFGTWPPNSLGAVGPSGNFGGLNTQNNNMLMQMLQQQQHPQQGVLSEPSHTINVQPSCRVVPSQSSASYQAGSSTVPLNQSSNFNSSAIIDYSLLSSQPNSVSLGIGQVVDGDLKNTGVLNGYTIPASNSSPVSSCAVRADNCSSWQVQNSSVSFSTASQLPGFISNPCEIQHCYDTKAATLQDQGPGRNLGFVGKGTSIPSRFAVDDIEFPTSNSGHGKTYMDNTGDRVKQELNFDFVENPKVGVPVLQHFSPNDLMSVLSK, from the exons ATGCCTGATATGGATGGATTTAAGCTCCTTGAACATGTTGGCCTAGAGATGGACCTACCTGTTATTA TGATGTCTTGTGATGCAAGAACCAGTGCtgtgatgaaaggaatcaaacATGGGGCTTGTGATTATTTGATTAAGCCCGTACGCTTAGAAGAGCTGAAGAATATATGGCAGCATGTTGTCAGAAAAAAGTGGAGTGAGAATAAAGAACATGAACAATCTGGTAGTGCGGAAGAAAATGATCGAACTAAACGAGGGGATGATGCTGACTATGCTTCTTCCATTAATGAAGGAACAGATGGCAGTTGGAAAGGTCAGAAAAAGAGGAGGGATCctaaagatgatgaagatgagggtGATTTGGAAAATGATGACCCGGGTACATCAAAGAAACCTCGTGTCGTGTGGTCAGTGGAATTGCATCAACAATTTGTCAGTGCTGTGAATCAGCTTGGAATTGAGA AGGCTGTTCCCAAGAGAATTCTTGAATTGATGAATGTTCCAGGTTTAACTAGAGAAAATGTTGCAAGCCATTTGCAG AAATTCAGACTATATTTAAAGAGGTTAAGTGGAGTAGCTCAGCAACAAGGGGGGATTTCCAATTCATTCTGTGGGCCGGTAGAATCAAATGCAAAACTTGGTTCACTAGGCAGACTTGATATCCAAGCATTGGCTGCCTCTGGTCAAATTCCTCCTCAGACACTGGCTGCTTTGCAGGCTGAGCTTTTGGGTCGGCCAACAGGTGGCCTGGTGTTGCCAGCAATGGACCAACCAGTTCTTCTTCAAGCATCGTTACAAGGACCCAAATGCATTCCAGTTGAACGTGGTGTGGCATTCGGTCAACCCATTATAAAATGTCAATCGAACATAGCCAAACAGTTTCCGCAATCCAACATGTCTGTTGAGGATATTCCTTCTGGGTTTGGAACCTGGCCACCTAATTCTCTTGGTGCTGTTGGTCCTTCAGGTAATTTTGGGGGGCTAAACACTCAGAACAATAATATGTTGATGCAAATgctacagcagcagcagcatccACAACAGGGTGTGCTATCTGAACCCAGCCACACAATTAATGTTCAGCCTTCTTGCCGTGTTGTCCCCTCCCAATCATCGGCCAGTTATCAGGCAGGAAGCAGTACCGTTCCCCTCAATCAGAGCTCTAACTTTAATAGCAGTGCCATTATTGATTACAGCTTGCTTTCTTCTCAACCCAATAGCGTCTCATTGGGTATTGGACAAGTAGTTGATGGGGATCTCAAAAATACTGGTGTGCTTAATGGGTATACAATTCCAGCTTCTAATTCCTCGCCAGTGTCATCTTGTGCGGTCCGAGCTGACAACTGCTCAAGTTGGCAAGTTCAAAACTCATCCGTATCTTTTAGTACTGCCAGCCAATTGCCAGGGTTCATCTCTAATCCATGCGAGATTCAACACTGTTATGACACAAAAGCAGCTACATTGCAAGATCAAGGGCCTGGTAGGAATCTTGGATTCGTTGGTAAAGGTACTTCCATTCCAAGCCGTTTTGCAGTAGATGATATTGAATTTCCAACAAGCAACTCTGGCCATGGAAAGACGTATATGGACAACACTGGAGACAGAGTGAAGCAAGAACTCAATTTCGATTTTGTGGAGAACCCAAAAGTGGGTGTCCCTGTATTGCAACATTTTTCTCCTAATGATCTCATGAGTGTTCTCTCCAAATAG